The region AAAAAAGAAAAAAACTTTTACAGAATAATTTCAAATAAAGATGAATACCTAACAAAACAAGTTATTCTAAACAGTTCAATATATAATAGTGCATCACTTTTTGAAGATGAAAAAATAAAAAAGTATTATAATAACTTTTCATTTTCTGACCAAAGTGCCTTTGTAACATACTTAACTTTAGATACAAAAGAAGATTTTTTACATCATTATCAAATTATATTAAAGGATAAGATTCCAAACTCTATTTCAAATTCATTTTTTATCTCTTTTTCTTCAAAAGATGATGAAAAACTATCAAAAAATGGATATAGTTTAACAATATCAACTCATACAAAAGCCTCTTTTTGGAAAGATCTTTCAAAAGAAGAGTATGAAAAACAGAAAAAAATCACTGAAGATTTTATTATAAATCACTTTTTGGATAATTTTGAAACAATAACAAAAGAAGATATAATTAATAAATTTAGTGCAACTTCTAAAACCTTTAAAAGATATATAAATAGGTATAATTGTGGAGGTCGAGCAATAACACTTAAAAACATTCTTCAAACACCAAGTTGTAACACTCCTTTTAAAGGTTTGTACAATATAGGAGATACAGTTTTTGCAGGACAAGGTTGGCCTGGTATTGCAATAGGCGTACAAGTTTTAAATAAGGAATTAAATGACTAGCGTAAAGCTAAAAATATCACTAAAAGATTGGTTATATATCATTCTAATAGGAGCTTTGTTTGGCTTCTTTATTTCTCTATTTTTCTTTTTTATAAATGTAAATTTAAAAGAGTTTGAAACCATACTTTTTGGTGTTCTTAGTGCAGTTTCTATTTCACTTTGCTCCTTTTTATTAATTACACTTTCAAATGATTATATTCTGCCAAAAGTAGATGAAAAATTTTGGTATCTAATTAGCTTTGTATTCTCTTTTCTTTCTGGTTTTTTTGGCTTTTTAATAAGTTTTGCCCTATTCTCACTTGGAGATTTTGCAGTTATAGAATTTATATCTCCTTTTTGGTTTTATATTAGTACTATTATTGGATTTTTCACCTTTTTAATAGGTCTAATTTTACATCAATTTGTTTCAATGAAATATAAAAATGAATCAATAAAAAATGAAGTCTTAGAAGCAAAAATAAAAGCTTTAGAAAATGAATTAAACCCACATTTTTTGTTTAATGCTCTAAACTCTATCTCCGAACTTATTTATCAAGATCAAAAAAAAGCAGAAAAAGCCACGCTTGATTTATCAACCTTTTTAAGAAATGCAATTACTAAAGATACTTTGATTTCATTAGAAAGTGAAATTAAAATGGTACAAACGTATCTAACAATAGAAAATATTAGATTTGAAGATAATATAAAAGTAACAATAGATATAAATAATAATGACTATGAAGTTTTAGTTCCAAAATTTTCAATTCAATTACTTGTTGAAAATGCGATAAAACATGGATATACTCAAAAAGAATTAAATATAAATATAAAAGTTAAAGATAGTAATATAGAAGTCTCAAATGACGGTTTAGTAAGCAATAACATATCATTTGGAACAGGATTAAGTAACTTAAGCAATAGATTAAGACTATTAAATATAGGAAAATTAGATTATAAAATAGAAGATAATAAAATGGTCTTTATTATCAATTTAAAGGATTAAAATGAAAGTACTTATAGTTGATGATGAGAAATTAGCTCTTTCTAGATTAAATAGAATATTAACAGAAGAAGGCATCTCTAATATTGTAGAGTGCAACAACCCAATAGATGCCATAAAAGAGTTATCTAAAACAAAATTTGACATAGCTTTTCTAGATATTTCTATGCCAACAATGACTGGCCTAGAATTAGCAAATACTATCTTAGATGTAAATCCTAATACCTTTATCATCTTTCAAACTGCTTTTGAAGAATATGCATTAGAAGCCTTTAAAAGTGGAGGAATAGACTATCTTTTAAAACCAATATCCAATGAGTCTGTAAAAAATGCTTTACAAAAAATAGAAAAATATATTCAAAATATAAATAATGATAAAAAAGAGACTTCAAAGAAGATTATTGCCAAAAGAGGTTCTAAAATATACATGATAGATATTGATGATATATAT is a window of Arcobacter sp. LA11 DNA encoding:
- a CDS encoding sensor histidine kinase translates to MTSVKLKISLKDWLYIILIGALFGFFISLFFFFINVNLKEFETILFGVLSAVSISLCSFLLITLSNDYILPKVDEKFWYLISFVFSFLSGFFGFLISFALFSLGDFAVIEFISPFWFYISTIIGFFTFLIGLILHQFVSMKYKNESIKNEVLEAKIKALENELNPHFLFNALNSISELIYQDQKKAEKATLDLSTFLRNAITKDTLISLESEIKMVQTYLTIENIRFEDNIKVTIDINNNDYEVLVPKFSIQLLVENAIKHGYTQKELNINIKVKDSNIEVSNDGLVSNNISFGTGLSNLSNRLRLLNIGKLDYKIEDNKMVFIINLKD
- a CDS encoding LytTR family DNA-binding domain-containing protein; translated protein: MKVLIVDDEKLALSRLNRILTEEGISNIVECNNPIDAIKELSKTKFDIAFLDISMPTMTGLELANTILDVNPNTFIIFQTAFEEYALEAFKSGGIDYLLKPISNESVKNALQKIEKYIQNINNDKKETSKKIIAKRGSKIYMIDIDDIYYVKADLDEVIIKIKETDAYVRKKMQDMNELLKGKNFFRIHRSYIVNVDKIKSMQSVEQSKLEISFKDIDDIVTSSKDGAKEFREYIEQRSL